From Candidatus Nitrospira nitrificans, a single genomic window includes:
- the cas2 gene encoding CRISPR-associated endonuclease Cas2: MRHHYLVTYDIADPKRLRRVFKTMKGFGAHVQFSVFQCDLPDIDLVRMKAALTDIIDLREDQVLIIDLGSADSNPIKRIESMGIKAELEARRARVV; encoded by the coding sequence ATGCGCCATCATTATCTGGTCACCTATGACATTGCCGATCCCAAGCGCCTGCGGCGCGTGTTCAAGACCATGAAGGGGTTTGGGGCTCATGTGCAATTCTCCGTCTTTCAATGCGACTTGCCGGATATCGACCTCGTGCGAATGAAGGCGGCCTTGACGGACATTATCGATCTGCGGGAAGATCAGGTCCTCATCATCGATCTCGGATCAGCGGACAGCAACCCGATCAAGCGCATTGAGTCGATGGGGATCAAAGCCGAATTGGAAGCACGCCGCGCTCGTGTCGTCTAA
- the cas4g/cas1g gene encoding CRISPR-associated endonuclease Cas4g/Cas1g, translated as MEQESQGPSTGGDVPLLPARMVNEFAYCPRLAYFEWVDGEFADNAETVEGRFQHRRVDQSPTKKPRQSDEEEPEKATIHQRSVWLSSEQLGVTAKIDLVEGEGSAVVPVDYKRGKRPHTAQGAWEPERVQLCVQGLLLREQGWACTHGVLYFAGSRERVEVPFDDELMTRTRELLAGMRAMTTATVAPPPLVDSPKCPRCSLVGLCLPDEIGWLRASREGEEPALRKLVPSNDDALPLHVQTPGVKLAKDGDCLKIKDHDEVIGEARLVETSQVVLYGAVQVSTQVVQELCKRGIPLVYCSSGGWFYGMTSGLLHKHVELRRRQYAVAADTERCVVLARRCVQAKIANCRTLLRRNHRAAPETVIQNLKRDQVQAGVADSLASLLGIEGTAARRYFSEFAGMLKEAEPGARFDFDGRNRRPPRDPVNAMLSLLYSMLAREWTVVLQSVGLDPFLGFYHQPRYGRPALALDMMEEFRPLIADSAVLTAINNGEIRQSDWFERMGSVTLTPEGRRRLIETYERRMSQEITHPVFGYQISYRRVLEVQARLLGRYLLGEIPELPPFTTR; from the coding sequence ATGGAACAGGAATCACAGGGACCATCCACGGGGGGCGATGTTCCATTGCTCCCCGCGCGGATGGTGAACGAGTTTGCCTACTGCCCGCGCCTGGCCTATTTCGAGTGGGTGGACGGGGAGTTTGCCGATAACGCGGAGACGGTGGAGGGGCGCTTCCAGCACCGGCGTGTGGACCAGAGTCCGACGAAAAAACCTCGACAGTCTGACGAAGAGGAGCCGGAGAAAGCCACGATCCATCAGCGATCCGTCTGGCTCTCGTCGGAACAGCTGGGCGTGACCGCGAAGATCGATCTGGTGGAGGGTGAGGGAAGCGCGGTCGTTCCTGTCGACTACAAGCGCGGCAAGCGTCCGCATACGGCGCAAGGGGCGTGGGAGCCCGAACGCGTCCAGCTTTGTGTGCAAGGCCTGTTGTTGCGGGAACAGGGATGGGCTTGTACGCACGGTGTGCTGTATTTCGCCGGCTCCCGCGAACGTGTCGAGGTGCCGTTCGACGACGAGTTGATGACACGAACGCGCGAACTGTTGGCCGGCATGCGGGCCATGACGACGGCGACCGTGGCTCCCCCGCCATTGGTGGACAGTCCCAAATGCCCGCGCTGTTCGCTGGTGGGTCTCTGCCTACCGGATGAAATAGGCTGGTTGCGGGCTTCGCGTGAAGGCGAGGAGCCTGCGCTCCGCAAGCTGGTTCCGTCCAACGACGATGCGCTCCCGCTGCATGTACAGACACCCGGCGTGAAACTGGCGAAGGACGGCGACTGTCTCAAGATCAAAGACCACGATGAGGTAATCGGGGAAGCCCGCTTGGTGGAAACGTCGCAAGTGGTCCTCTATGGCGCTGTTCAGGTGAGCACGCAGGTCGTGCAGGAACTGTGCAAGCGGGGTATTCCGCTGGTGTACTGCTCCAGCGGCGGCTGGTTCTACGGGATGACGAGCGGCCTGCTGCATAAGCATGTGGAGCTGCGGCGCCGTCAATATGCGGTGGCGGCTGATACGGAGCGATGCGTGGTATTGGCCCGTCGATGTGTGCAAGCCAAGATTGCGAATTGCCGCACGTTGCTCAGGCGGAATCATCGCGCCGCGCCGGAGACCGTGATTCAGAATTTGAAGCGGGATCAGGTGCAAGCCGGGGTGGCGGATTCTTTGGCGTCCTTGCTGGGGATCGAGGGCACGGCGGCTCGCCGCTATTTCTCGGAGTTTGCCGGCATGTTGAAGGAAGCCGAGCCGGGCGCCCGCTTCGACTTCGACGGGCGCAATCGCCGACCGCCGCGCGACCCGGTCAATGCGATGTTGTCGCTGCTCTATTCGATGCTCGCGCGGGAGTGGACGGTGGTCTTGCAAAGCGTGGGGCTTGATCCCTTCCTTGGTTTCTATCATCAACCTCGCTACGGTCGCCCGGCGTTAGCGCTGGATATGATGGAAGAGTTCCGGCCGCTCATTGCCGATTCGGCAGTCTTGACGGCCATCAACAACGGCGAGATCCGGCAGAGCGATTGGTTTGAACGCATGGGATCGGTCACGCTCACGCCGGAAGGCCGTCGCCGACTGATCGAAACGTACGAGCGGCGCATGAGCCAAGAGATCACCCATCCAGTGTTCGGCTATCAGATCAGCTACCGTCGGGTGCTGGAAGTGCAGGCGCGATTGCTGGGCCGGTATCTCCTGGGAGAGATTCCCGAATTGCCGCCCTTTACCACACGGTAA
- a CDS encoding type II toxin-antitoxin system HicB family antitoxin — MEYPIIIEPDPEAGGYVVSCPTLKGCVSQGETEEEALDNIKDAIRTYLASIEDLKRLKKLRTIEVAV, encoded by the coding sequence ATGGAATATCCCATCATCATCGAACCCGACCCCGAGGCCGGAGGGTATGTCGTCTCCTGTCCGACTTTGAAGGGATGTGTCTCACAAGGCGAAACGGAAGAAGAAGCGTTGGATAACATCAAAGACGCCATCCGGACATATCTCGCCAGCATCGAGGATCTCAAGCGGTTAAAGAAGCTGAGGACCATCGAAGTTGCCGTATGA
- a CDS encoding prevent-host-death family protein, with amino-acid sequence MMTLHPEILVKDGKKQFAVLPYQEFVSLKERLEDMEDLLELRKAKKAEGRKRTVPPARVKRQLRMG; translated from the coding sequence ATGATGACCTTACATCCAGAGATTTTGGTGAAAGACGGGAAAAAGCAATTCGCGGTGTTGCCGTATCAAGAGTTCGTGTCCCTCAAGGAACGGCTTGAAGACATGGAAGACTTGCTGGAACTGCGCAAAGCGAAAAAGGCAGAAGGCCGGAAACGTACGGTGCCGCCGGCGCGGGTGAAGCGGCAGTTGCGAATGGGGTAA
- the csb2 gene encoding type I-G CRISPR-associated protein Csb2, whose protein sequence is MLSIAFTFPAGRYHATPWGRHVNEADVAWPPDLWRITRAFIAVWHRKLDPVRFPRERLHELLAQLAGAEPPSYRLPECAIHAHSRHYMPGKDKRTLVFDAFVRVADDNPVVVVWPALVLDTAQTEMLDALLENLGFLGRAESWVDARRTDAPVDCNCLPAAEAVDLERGEVTHEIVRLMVPSRPENYRAFRSAKLETAGIELDPEVRSSKIKPVEKKLLTTLPGDWLNAISVETGALQAAGWSAPPCARVVSYCRPLYALKTIAPKVLRKSATIKPKAGITTARFMLYGKPLHRIEDAVRVGEMLRLAAMGCARQLLGENAIPCELSGHELDSPNHHAHAFWLSDPNERGEIEHLLVHAPGGFSSEAIRVLTALQQIRQGENEPLRLMLEGFGTASLFDKVTSLTGKSAIWRSVTPYLHPWHLKKPELRTPKATAAAILGQLHREWCQRGTDLPKIVEMSELASIRHGGRVMRSLHFHRFRRKHGLAQPDTRGRLLELRFEQPVTGPIALGYACHFGLGQFMPVVEK, encoded by the coding sequence ATGCTCTCCATTGCCTTCACTTTTCCAGCCGGGCGTTATCATGCCACTCCCTGGGGGCGGCACGTCAACGAAGCGGACGTGGCCTGGCCGCCAGACCTGTGGCGTATCACGCGCGCATTCATCGCGGTATGGCATCGCAAGCTCGATCCCGTACGTTTTCCACGCGAGCGCCTGCATGAACTGTTGGCGCAACTTGCGGGAGCAGAACCGCCATCGTATCGCTTGCCTGAGTGTGCGATTCACGCCCACTCTCGACACTATATGCCTGGCAAGGATAAACGCACGTTGGTGTTCGATGCCTTCGTGCGAGTCGCGGATGATAATCCTGTTGTCGTTGTTTGGCCGGCACTCGTGCTCGACACGGCACAAACTGAAATGCTCGACGCCCTGCTTGAGAATCTGGGCTTTCTGGGTCGCGCCGAGTCCTGGGTGGACGCTCGCCGCACGGACGCGCCGGTGGACTGCAATTGCCTGCCGGCTGCTGAAGCCGTGGATTTGGAGAGAGGAGAAGTAACACATGAGATCGTACGTCTGATGGTACCAAGCAGGCCAGAGAATTATCGTGCGTTCCGTTCAGCTAAGCTCGAAACCGCCGGTATCGAACTCGATCCTGAGGTACGTTCGTCCAAAATTAAACCAGTGGAGAAAAAGCTGCTGACAACCCTTCCCGGTGACTGGCTGAATGCCATTAGTGTGGAAACTGGCGCACTCCAAGCTGCTGGCTGGAGCGCGCCGCCTTGTGCGCGGGTCGTAAGCTATTGCCGCCCACTTTACGCACTCAAGACTATTGCGCCGAAGGTCCTCCGTAAGTCGGCGACCATCAAGCCGAAAGCAGGCATCACTACAGCACGCTTCATGCTCTACGGCAAACCGCTTCATCGTATCGAAGACGCGGTCCGCGTTGGCGAAATGTTACGTCTGGCTGCGATGGGCTGCGCCAGGCAACTTCTAGGTGAAAACGCCATTCCGTGCGAGCTATCCGGCCATGAGCTGGATTCACCCAACCACCACGCACATGCCTTCTGGCTTTCTGATCCAAACGAGCGCGGTGAGATTGAGCATCTTCTCGTACATGCTCCAGGCGGATTTAGTTCCGAAGCCATACGTGTACTCACCGCCCTTCAGCAAATTCGACAAGGAGAAAACGAGCCGCTAAGGCTGATGTTGGAGGGTTTTGGCACTGCATCGCTGTTCGACAAGGTTACATCTTTGACCGGTAAAAGCGCGATATGGCGAAGTGTAACGCCCTATCTTCACCCATGGCATCTTAAGAAACCCGAGTTGCGCACACCGAAGGCGACCGCCGCGGCCATCCTTGGGCAGCTGCATCGAGAGTGGTGTCAACGTGGCACAGATTTACCCAAGATCGTTGAGATGAGTGAGCTGGCTTCGATCCGACACGGTGGTCGCGTCATGCGCTCATTGCACTTCCATCGCTTTCGCCGCAAGCATGGTCTCGCGCAACCCGATACACGCGGACGATTGCTCGAGTTGCGATTTGAACAACCTGTGACTGGGCCTATCGCTCTCGGATACGCCTGTCACTTCGGCCTCGGCCAGTTTATGCCGGTGGTAGAGAAATAG
- the cas7g gene encoding type I-G CRISPR-associated RAMP protein Csb1/Cas7g, which yields MPQTLDALLMPLADAPRLLLEAHLQPLQGTRFQPTGFPNLGPATYDGPNGERMLLVESAQSMANRLEAVCWDRSTDDWVAPIKGLPLIKVFKKLKGKDGKEIEEALTNTVLEAHRINSPYVLEGKDKSVLQSLKSQLAEMEEGPVDIKKLAAVLLKLDTNALIHGVFLAKSDLAGGRLRLPRVLSSFIEAEEITEAQSGGVKNDHVNPSGDTGKGFGNVPFPRSEFTSAKIIAFFNVDLAQIRAFGLGHSVTQLLIALALFKIQAFLDSGLRLRTACDLEVKESGIVVKRPTGFVLPALNELKAVLPGLIATVAKEQKWPDDRVTRVNWS from the coding sequence ATGCCGCAAACTCTCGACGCACTACTCATGCCTTTGGCTGATGCTCCACGTCTGTTGTTGGAGGCCCACTTACAGCCCTTGCAGGGCACACGCTTCCAGCCGACTGGCTTTCCTAATTTGGGACCCGCTACGTATGATGGGCCGAATGGTGAACGGATGCTGCTGGTCGAATCCGCCCAGAGCATGGCGAATCGCCTGGAAGCCGTGTGTTGGGATAGATCTACTGATGATTGGGTGGCACCGATTAAGGGGCTTCCACTCATTAAGGTGTTCAAGAAATTGAAAGGTAAGGACGGCAAAGAAATTGAGGAGGCACTAACCAATACCGTTTTGGAAGCACATCGCATCAACTCGCCTTATGTTCTCGAGGGTAAAGACAAGAGTGTTCTCCAATCCCTCAAGTCCCAGCTTGCTGAAATGGAAGAGGGGCCGGTCGATATTAAGAAACTCGCGGCCGTTCTTTTGAAGCTAGACACGAATGCTTTGATCCACGGCGTTTTCCTCGCCAAATCCGATCTTGCTGGCGGGCGCCTACGTTTGCCGCGTGTACTGTCATCATTCATTGAAGCCGAAGAAATCACGGAAGCGCAAAGCGGCGGGGTAAAGAATGATCACGTCAACCCTTCCGGTGACACAGGCAAGGGATTCGGCAATGTGCCTTTTCCGCGTTCCGAGTTCACATCCGCAAAGATCATAGCCTTTTTCAATGTTGATTTAGCGCAGATTCGCGCCTTCGGCTTGGGCCATTCTGTTACACAGCTTTTGATTGCCTTAGCATTGTTCAAGATTCAGGCCTTTCTCGATTCAGGTTTGCGTTTGCGCACGGCCTGCGATCTTGAGGTTAAAGAGTCCGGCATCGTCGTCAAGCGTCCGACGGGCTTTGTCTTGCCAGCGCTTAATGAACTCAAAGCTGTGCTCCCGGGTTTAATTGCCACAGTCGCCAAGGAACAGAAATGGCCGGATGACCGCGTTACTCGCGTAAATTGGAGCTGA
- the cas8g1 gene encoding type I-G CRISPR-associated protein Cas8g1/Csx17 — MIHEHPLPGCTPTPLASYLKALAVLRLVAEAGADGGGDPEATGFWREDVFVLRTELTKDELRAFFLEWYRPTPLIAPWNGGSGFYFQEGKLKEKDPVTGKKLKTGVRDQETEATRTVAAIAQSTSARFADYRDAIAIARGIVADFKIVEVPENTSTNNQKDRFIQAFRNLASDHCLSAMDSAVVIAGYETSFPPLLGTGGNDGNLDFTNNFMQRLLDVIDVATGAAGPGADDSLNSALFGAPCNLLSESAMGQFAPGLAGGPNASSGFEGGAQTNAWDFILMLEGAMLFAASAVRRLEFVDRAILSAPFVVRGRMGTEGAARAGDDDDSRNEIWMPLWAVPCGVAEIRSLLSEGRATLNGRSARDGLAFARAVAQLGVNRGIRSFQRYGFLKRQGKNFLATPLSRIAVRRNLDADLIAELERRNWLATVQRYARDENAPNAFCAAAHQLDAALFALAQQASRAAMQTVLRWVGDIEAALNVSPKSQEFVRVPAPCLSLPWAIKADDQSTEFRIAAALAGLCLWDDKGRRVLHARRHRATVSETLNRDGDRAWDPASRLAVWGPGPLTGNLTKLLHRRRLEAIALGAEGEVLASQTGATCDDVVQFLGRVTDDTLISELLGGLACVDWSGAKPPRSNEEVTLPPTFALLKVFFTPESVLRALKWLPPDQSVRLPAEIPARLAANDLQAAVRMAWQRLRAVGVQLPGRNPPGAVGVDGARWLAALCIPLSVFETRKLLRSLDLRPTLDIEPIEPAHIIA, encoded by the coding sequence ATGATCCATGAACATCCGTTGCCCGGCTGCACGCCCACGCCACTAGCCTCTTATCTCAAGGCGCTGGCCGTGCTGCGCTTGGTGGCCGAAGCAGGGGCCGATGGGGGTGGAGACCCCGAGGCCACCGGATTTTGGCGCGAGGACGTGTTTGTGCTGCGCACGGAGTTGACGAAGGACGAACTGCGTGCGTTCTTTTTGGAGTGGTATCGGCCTACGCCGTTGATTGCACCGTGGAACGGCGGCAGCGGCTTTTACTTCCAGGAAGGCAAGCTCAAAGAGAAAGACCCAGTCACAGGCAAGAAGCTCAAGACCGGCGTTCGAGATCAAGAGACAGAGGCCACAAGGACAGTAGCCGCGATAGCGCAATCCACCTCCGCACGATTCGCAGACTATCGAGATGCGATCGCCATCGCTCGTGGCATTGTCGCCGATTTCAAGATTGTTGAAGTGCCTGAAAACACCTCGACGAACAACCAGAAAGACCGATTCATTCAAGCGTTCAGAAACCTTGCTTCTGACCATTGTCTGTCCGCCATGGACAGCGCGGTTGTGATCGCTGGCTACGAGACGAGCTTTCCTCCATTACTTGGCACGGGAGGGAACGATGGAAACCTCGATTTCACGAACAATTTCATGCAACGGCTTTTGGATGTGATTGACGTAGCAACAGGTGCGGCAGGTCCAGGCGCAGACGACAGTCTCAATTCAGCGTTGTTCGGCGCCCCGTGCAATTTGCTTTCAGAAAGTGCTATGGGGCAGTTTGCTCCTGGTTTAGCAGGCGGCCCGAACGCATCGTCGGGCTTCGAGGGTGGTGCCCAGACCAACGCGTGGGATTTCATCCTTATGCTCGAAGGTGCCATGCTTTTCGCCGCTTCCGCTGTGCGGCGGTTGGAGTTCGTCGACCGGGCCATCCTGTCGGCTCCGTTCGTCGTGCGTGGCCGGATGGGAACCGAGGGAGCCGCCAGAGCAGGAGATGATGATGATTCGCGCAATGAAATATGGATGCCACTGTGGGCGGTTCCGTGCGGGGTGGCTGAAATTCGATCTTTGTTGAGCGAAGGCCGCGCCACCCTCAATGGTCGCTCCGCCCGCGATGGTCTCGCCTTTGCCCGCGCTGTGGCTCAATTGGGGGTCAACCGTGGAATACGGAGTTTCCAGCGTTACGGTTTCCTGAAGCGGCAAGGGAAGAATTTTCTGGCGACACCCTTGTCGCGCATCGCCGTGCGTCGAAATCTAGATGCCGACCTCATTGCCGAACTTGAACGCCGCAACTGGCTTGCCACCGTGCAGCGTTATGCGCGTGACGAGAACGCCCCTAACGCCTTCTGCGCTGCCGCCCATCAACTTGACGCCGCGCTATTTGCGTTGGCACAACAAGCCAGCCGCGCTGCTATGCAAACTGTGCTGCGATGGGTGGGGGATATTGAAGCCGCACTCAATGTCAGCCCCAAGTCACAAGAATTCGTGCGCGTTCCGGCCCCTTGCCTATCATTACCTTGGGCGATAAAGGCGGACGATCAGTCCACCGAATTCCGCATCGCTGCAGCACTCGCTGGTTTGTGCCTGTGGGATGACAAAGGTCGAAGAGTTCTTCACGCCCGCCGACATCGTGCTACGGTCAGCGAAACCCTCAACAGGGATGGTGACCGCGCATGGGACCCCGCGTCCCGACTCGCAGTTTGGGGGCCGGGGCCGCTCACCGGAAATCTAACCAAGCTGTTGCACCGGCGGAGGCTGGAAGCGATAGCGCTCGGCGCGGAAGGCGAAGTGTTAGCCAGCCAGACCGGCGCCACCTGCGACGATGTAGTCCAGTTTCTCGGTAGAGTCACCGATGACACCCTCATCAGCGAACTTCTTGGGGGTCTTGCTTGTGTGGACTGGAGCGGTGCCAAGCCGCCACGTAGTAACGAAGAAGTTACACTTCCGCCCACATTCGCGTTGCTGAAAGTCTTCTTCACGCCGGAGTCAGTTCTCCGTGCCTTGAAGTGGCTGCCGCCTGATCAGAGCGTTCGCCTGCCTGCTGAAATCCCTGCACGTCTGGCCGCCAACGACCTACAGGCTGCCGTGCGCATGGCCTGGCAACGGCTGCGCGCGGTCGGCGTGCAGCTGCCAGGCCGAAACCCGCCCGGGGCCGTCGGAGTGGACGGTGCACGCTGGCTCGCTGCACTGTGTATTCCGCTCAGTGTTTTTGAAACCCGAAAGCTGCTGCGCAGTCTCGATTTACGCCCGACATTGGACATCGAACCGATTGAACCAGCCCACATCATCGCCTAA
- the cas3g gene encoding type I-G CRISPR-associated helicase/endonuclease Cas3g encodes MRDTQEFKLWFHRATEYEPYPYQVRFACEQTLPELVDVSTGMGKTAMAVLGWLWRRRFADLEVRRATPRRLVYCLPMRVLVEQTHRNVSSWLKKLGIQGKGGEGRVSVHFLMGGAEDVKRATWAEYPEEDAILIGTQDMLLSRALMRGYGMSRYQWPVHFAWLHNDALWVFDEVQLMGPGLKTSAQLEAFRQKIGLASNSHSIWVSATLKRDWLKTVDFDPTSTIPLELSDDEKKTSEVRERREAVKSLSCCDAALVSTKSTKPEKAEENEKADKLTGDDIKAYLKGLADRILAAHQPRTTTLAILNTVERAQGLFAELERRFSEPPVKGRKKTATPVQSVSSIPERLLIHSRFRAEDRRANEERLHSVPPAEGRIVIATQAIEAGVDLSARVLFTELAPWASLVQRFGRCNRYGEFNEAKEAQVIWMDVADAKPYNTDELEDARKILTNLTSASPVDLPPVTADAPLHPVLRRKDFLDLFNTDPDLSGFDVDIAHYIRDADDADVLLFWRALAGDPQDEPPASREELCRAGLGAAKKLLDRLEIGDVFVWDTLARKWTSPNPKGLRLRPGMTLMLKAAVGGYTAQLGFYPESDTVEAPTVIAPEKESLSEEAFDDDHRSLLQVAVMLPRHLADVEQKARELCTALAVEESQAIIRAARWHDVGKAHEAFDSMLRYAHEQGTGATLDTGHWAKAGRNSDRKPGKPRYQVMVDGKAVKRAYFRHELASALAWLALHGAQADADEVAYLIAAHHGKVRMSLRALPQEGEAPDGRLFARGVWDGDRLPVMHFEDGEAIPEVELKLDLMQLGDGPQGPSWTTRTQRLLKNLGPFQLAWCEALVRIADWRASRVEQEGVK; translated from the coding sequence ATGAGAGATACACAAGAGTTCAAACTGTGGTTTCATCGGGCAACTGAGTATGAGCCCTATCCCTATCAGGTTCGTTTTGCCTGTGAGCAAACTTTACCGGAACTGGTGGATGTGTCGACGGGGATGGGCAAGACCGCGATGGCGGTGTTGGGATGGTTATGGCGAAGGCGCTTCGCTGATTTAGAAGTCAGAAGGGCAACTCCAAGGCGGTTGGTATATTGCTTGCCCATGCGAGTGCTGGTGGAGCAGACGCATAGGAACGTATCCAGCTGGCTCAAGAAACTTGGTATTCAAGGCAAGGGGGGCGAAGGCAGGGTATCTGTACATTTCCTGATGGGCGGTGCTGAAGACGTGAAAAGGGCGACCTGGGCCGAGTACCCGGAAGAAGATGCGATCCTGATCGGTACCCAGGACATGCTTCTTTCGCGAGCGCTGATGCGCGGCTATGGAATGAGCCGATATCAGTGGCCGGTGCACTTTGCCTGGCTGCATAACGATGCGCTGTGGGTATTTGATGAAGTCCAGTTGATGGGGCCTGGCTTGAAGACCAGCGCGCAATTGGAGGCATTTCGCCAGAAGATCGGTTTGGCCTCAAACAGCCACAGTATTTGGGTCTCGGCCACGCTCAAGCGGGATTGGTTAAAAACGGTAGATTTCGATCCTACCTCAACGATCCCGCTGGAGCTGAGCGACGACGAAAAGAAGACATCTGAGGTTCGAGAGAGACGGGAGGCGGTCAAGTCTCTGAGCTGTTGCGATGCGGCGCTCGTCTCGACAAAGTCTACCAAACCGGAAAAGGCGGAGGAAAACGAGAAGGCCGACAAGCTGACGGGCGACGACATCAAAGCTTATCTCAAAGGATTGGCTGACCGCATCCTTGCCGCGCATCAGCCGCGCACCACCACACTGGCAATCCTCAACACCGTCGAACGGGCGCAGGGCTTGTTTGCTGAATTGGAAAGACGTTTCTCGGAACCGCCGGTGAAAGGCAGAAAGAAAACAGCGACACCAGTTCAATCTGTTTCAAGCATCCCGGAACGGCTGCTGATTCACTCCCGGTTCCGCGCCGAGGATCGCCGCGCGAACGAAGAGCGTCTGCATTCTGTCCCGCCAGCCGAAGGCCGCATCGTCATTGCCACCCAGGCGATCGAAGCTGGCGTGGATCTATCCGCTCGTGTGCTATTCACGGAACTGGCGCCCTGGGCTTCGCTGGTGCAGCGTTTTGGACGCTGCAATCGTTATGGCGAGTTCAATGAGGCAAAAGAGGCGCAGGTTATCTGGATGGACGTAGCGGATGCGAAGCCCTACAACACCGACGAACTTGAGGACGCGCGAAAAATTCTCACAAATCTCACGAGCGCCTCACCCGTGGATCTTCCGCCGGTCACCGCTGATGCCCCGTTGCATCCAGTCTTGCGGCGCAAGGATTTCCTCGACCTGTTTAACACCGACCCTGATCTATCTGGTTTCGACGTGGATATCGCGCACTACATTCGGGACGCCGATGATGCCGATGTACTCCTGTTCTGGCGTGCACTGGCCGGAGATCCGCAGGACGAACCGCCGGCATCGCGTGAAGAGTTGTGCCGCGCTGGGTTAGGTGCGGCAAAGAAGCTGCTGGATCGTTTGGAAATCGGAGATGTATTTGTGTGGGACACATTGGCCCGCAAATGGACGTCGCCCAATCCCAAAGGTCTGCGCCTGCGCCCTGGCATGACGCTGATGCTGAAAGCCGCTGTTGGTGGCTATACAGCGCAACTCGGTTTTTATCCGGAAAGTGATACGGTCGAGGCTCCTACGGTCATCGCGCCTGAAAAGGAATCTCTGAGCGAAGAAGCGTTTGACGACGACCATCGCAGCTTGTTGCAGGTAGCGGTGATGCTTCCGCGCCACCTTGCCGACGTGGAACAAAAGGCGCGTGAGTTGTGTACGGCGCTGGCGGTCGAAGAGTCGCAGGCCATCATCCGCGCTGCACGTTGGCATGATGTAGGCAAGGCGCATGAAGCCTTCGATTCGATGCTCCGGTACGCGCACGAACAGGGAACGGGAGCAACATTGGACACTGGACATTGGGCGAAGGCTGGACGTAATTCGGACCGCAAACCAGGCAAACCTCGTTATCAAGTGATGGTGGACGGCAAGGCGGTGAAGCGCGCTTACTTTCGTCACGAACTCGCGTCGGCGCTTGCCTGGCTGGCACTGCATGGTGCCCAGGCTGACGCCGACGAGGTCGCGTACCTGATTGCCGCGCACCACGGCAAGGTTCGCATGTCTCTGCGCGCACTTCCTCAAGAAGGTGAAGCGCCGGATGGGCGCCTGTTCGCGCGTGGCGTATGGGATGGTGATCGCCTTCCAGTCATGCATTTCGAGGACGGCGAGGCTATCCCTGAAGTCGAACTCAAACTGGACCTGATGCAGCTCGGCGATGGCCCCCAAGGCCCGTCCTGGACCACACGCACCCAAAGATTGTTGAAGAATCTCGGACCTTTTCAATTGGCTTGGTGTGAGGCACTGGTGCGAATCGCCGACTGGCGCGCTTCGCGTGTAGAACAGGAAGGTGTGAAATGA
- a CDS encoding type II toxin-antitoxin system VapB family antitoxin encodes MRTTLDLNEKLIRELMDVTSAKTKTDAIHQAASELIRRKKLDGLKSLSGKIHLDLDWSKLEQTEIRHQASLKRRRHGHR; translated from the coding sequence ATGCGTACGACCTTGGATCTCAATGAGAAACTCATTCGTGAACTTATGGACGTGACCTCAGCCAAAACCAAGACGGATGCAATTCATCAGGCGGCCTCGGAATTGATTCGGCGAAAAAAACTGGATGGGCTCAAGTCCTTGAGCGGCAAGATCCACCTCGACCTGGATTGGAGTAAGCTGGAACAGACCGAGATCCGTCATCAAGCCTCCTTGAAACGCCGCCGACATGGTCATCGCTGA
- the vapC gene encoding type II toxin-antitoxin system VapC family toxin: MVIADTSVWIPFFNRPDSPEKATLDLLIDADEVVLVGVVLAELLQGCRTSSERDTLSDALLALPYHEVTQSTWSQTGNLSSQLLRRGVTLPLSDLIIAALAIEHNCHVYSLDIHFKRIPGVRLYPPA; this comes from the coding sequence ATGGTCATCGCTGATACTTCTGTCTGGATTCCATTCTTTAATCGTCCAGATTCGCCTGAAAAAGCTACCCTCGACTTGCTCATTGACGCCGACGAGGTCGTCCTTGTCGGGGTGGTCCTGGCTGAATTGCTCCAGGGTTGCCGCACATCATCCGAACGGGATACCCTTTCCGATGCCTTGCTGGCCTTGCCCTATCATGAAGTGACCCAGTCCACTTGGTCACAGACGGGTAACCTTTCGTCACAGTTGCTTCGCAGAGGCGTGACCTTGCCGCTGTCGGATCTGATCATCGCTGCCTTGGCAATCGAGCACAACTGCCATGTGTACAGTCTGGACATCCACTTCAAAAGGATTCCGGGTGTACGTCTGTATCCGCCCGCATGA